In Candidatus Cohnella colombiensis, one DNA window encodes the following:
- a CDS encoding type IV pilus twitching motility protein PilT, whose translation MTQPLQQIVGLLISAHEAKASDLHLTVGSAPMMRVHGTLQPVGEVLLTADETLSMVNALLSDEQQERFNKMGEIDFSYELEGQSRYRVNAYRQRGRVSVAARTIPTQIPTLEQLQLPTILRSLAQKPQGLVLVTGPTGSGKSSTLAAMIDFINRNEKKHIVTLEDPIEYLHSHQASIIDQREVGADTLSFANGLRAALRQDPDVILVGEMRDLETISAAVTAAETGHLVFATLHTTDAPQTIDRIIDAFPGHQQAQIRTQLAAVLVAVISQRLFPLANGRGRACAAEIMINTPAVGNLIRTEKVHQIKSTMQTGRQYGMITLEMAIQELLQTGAINAQAAKAYFAEVGG comes from the coding sequence ATGACGCAGCCGTTACAACAGATTGTAGGCTTACTCATTTCAGCGCACGAAGCGAAGGCATCGGATTTGCATCTAACGGTGGGCTCTGCACCGATGATGCGTGTACATGGTACATTACAACCGGTTGGTGAAGTGTTGCTGACAGCAGACGAAACGCTGTCTATGGTGAATGCCCTTCTTAGCGACGAACAACAGGAGAGATTTAACAAGATGGGTGAGATTGATTTCTCTTACGAACTGGAGGGGCAGTCACGCTATCGGGTAAACGCCTACAGACAGAGAGGGAGAGTTAGCGTCGCAGCGCGTACCATTCCTACACAGATACCTACATTAGAGCAGCTACAGCTACCAACCATATTGCGATCGTTAGCTCAGAAGCCACAAGGTCTCGTGCTCGTCACTGGACCGACAGGCAGTGGCAAATCTTCAACACTAGCTGCGATGATTGATTTCATCAATCGCAATGAGAAGAAACATATCGTTACTTTAGAAGATCCGATCGAGTATTTGCATAGCCACCAAGCTTCGATTATCGATCAGCGAGAAGTGGGAGCAGATACACTTAGCTTTGCGAATGGCTTACGAGCAGCATTAAGACAAGACCCCGACGTTATTCTAGTTGGTGAAATGCGAGATTTAGAGACGATTTCAGCCGCTGTTACTGCTGCGGAAACCGGACATCTCGTGTTTGCAACATTACATACGACAGATGCTCCGCAGACGATCGACCGGATCATTGATGCATTTCCTGGGCATCAGCAAGCGCAAATTCGTACCCAGCTCGCGGCAGTGCTTGTTGCAGTCATCTCGCAAAGATTGTTTCCACTTGCGAATGGAAGAGGGCGGGCGTGTGCAGCGGAAATAATGATTAATACGCCAGCTGTTGGAAACTTAATCCGAACGGAGAAAGTTCATCAAATTAAGAGCACGATGCAAACTGGACGTCAATACGGCATGATAACGTTGGAAATGGCCATTCAAGAGCTGCTTCAGACGGGCGCGATTAACGCTCAAGCTGCAAAAGCATACTTCGCAGAGGTGGGAGGATAA
- a CDS encoding ATPase, T2SS/T4P/T4SS family, producing MSIVKKRLGDLLVDSGIISDEQLQEALVEQRKTKQKLGDHLISQGYITEQQLIEVLEFQLGIPHVSLFKYQIEPSIVHIIPESLARRHQAIPLQKDGNRLLVAMADPLDYFAIEELRMTTGFRIEPAISSREELQRAIAKHYGLQDSMSQLMIDLPSQEEIQETEITNEDSPIVRLVNQMIQQAVQLKVSDIHVDPGENNVAIRYRVDGVLRNERTIPKQMQGFITARLKIMARLNIAERRLPQDGRMKMQFDMRQIDVRVSSLPTIHGEKIVLRLLDLSTGVQEITRLGFQPANYDLFKEMIERPYGILLITGPTGSGKTTTLYSALSHLNKDSANIITVEDPVEYQLAGINQVHINPAIGLTFATGLRSILRQDPNIVMVGEIRDAETAEIAVRASLTGHLVLSTLHTNDAASTISRLRDMGLEPYLLASSLLGVVAQRLVRRICPDCKIAHEPTEQEKLLLASRGITVEKLYKGKGCGNCNRTGFRGRVAIHEVLKIDDQLRKLIDHTATVDDFRDRAVDQGMIQLLDDGLAKVVQGITTIQEVVRETVAY from the coding sequence ATGTCCATTGTAAAAAAGAGATTAGGAGATTTGCTTGTAGATAGTGGCATCATTTCAGATGAACAGCTACAAGAGGCGTTAGTCGAACAACGAAAAACAAAGCAAAAACTGGGAGACCACTTGATCTCACAAGGCTATATCACTGAACAACAATTAATAGAGGTGCTCGAGTTCCAGCTTGGCATTCCACATGTCAGTTTGTTCAAATATCAGATCGAGCCTTCAATCGTACATATTATTCCTGAAAGTCTAGCAAGAAGGCATCAAGCGATACCGTTGCAGAAAGATGGCAACAGATTGCTCGTTGCGATGGCCGATCCGCTTGACTACTTCGCAATAGAAGAATTAAGAATGACGACTGGATTCCGAATAGAACCGGCAATATCTAGTCGTGAGGAACTCCAGCGCGCCATTGCAAAGCACTATGGCTTGCAAGATTCAATGAGTCAACTGATGATTGACTTGCCTTCTCAGGAAGAAATTCAAGAAACAGAAATCACGAATGAGGATTCACCGATCGTTCGTCTCGTCAATCAGATGATTCAGCAGGCTGTTCAACTCAAAGTGTCCGACATTCACGTCGATCCAGGCGAAAACAATGTAGCCATTCGTTATCGGGTAGATGGTGTGCTACGTAATGAGAGGACTATTCCGAAGCAAATGCAAGGCTTTATTACAGCTAGATTAAAGATTATGGCTCGTTTGAACATTGCAGAAAGACGACTTCCTCAAGATGGAAGAATGAAGATGCAATTCGATATGAGGCAGATCGATGTGCGGGTTTCATCGTTGCCAACGATCCATGGAGAGAAAATCGTACTTCGTTTGCTCGATCTCAGTACAGGGGTTCAAGAAATTACTCGTTTAGGATTTCAACCGGCGAACTACGATCTCTTTAAGGAAATGATAGAACGTCCATACGGTATATTACTAATTACGGGTCCAACGGGAAGTGGAAAGACGACCACCTTATATTCTGCTCTTTCACATCTGAATAAAGACAGTGCCAACATCATTACAGTTGAAGATCCTGTTGAATATCAACTAGCCGGCATTAATCAAGTTCATATCAATCCTGCGATTGGCCTTACCTTCGCGACAGGATTGAGATCGATATTACGTCAAGATCCGAATATTGTTATGGTCGGGGAAATTCGTGATGCAGAAACAGCAGAAATCGCTGTACGTGCATCGTTAACCGGTCACCTCGTACTTTCAACCTTGCATACGAACGACGCAGCGAGTACGATCTCGCGGTTGCGAGATATGGGACTTGAACCCTATTTGCTAGCTTCGTCTTTGTTGGGCGTAGTTGCGCAACGACTCGTTCGACGAATTTGCCCCGATTGTAAAATAGCGCATGAGCCAACCGAGCAAGAGAAGCTTTTGCTTGCGAGTCGCGGGATTACCGTCGAAAAGCTCTATAAAGGTAAAGGGTGCGGAAACTGTAACCGTACGGGCTTCCGTGGTCGGGTGGCGATCCACGAAGTATTGAAAATTGATGACCAATTGCGAAAGCTAATCGATCATACTGCAACAGTTGATGATTTTCGAGATCGTGCAGTCGATCAAGGAATGATTCAATTGCTCGATGATGGGCTAGCCAAGGTCGTTCAAGGGATTACGACGATTCAGGAAGTCGTACGCGAAACAGTAGCTTATTAA
- a CDS encoding type II secretion system F family protein translates to MADFLYHVKSSSGRQSKGKLTARDKTSAMEMLRKRGLVVLSLDEHRTTFLSTEIYIGNPVKHLHFIIYCRQFATLIRAGVSIVEATSILAHQTESKPLRKALQDIYTSLLRGVSLSQSVTEHKRIFPQMFTNMIRAGEETGDLEGTLERLALFFEKQHTTREKIKSALTYPMVVGTLAIGAVIYLLNFVVPQFVGMFQSMDAQLPTVTKMVLALSDSLQNQWFIWVLILLLVIVLYQVAKRSEKGSYWIDYFKLKVPIFGKLKQKGAIAQLSRTLSSLYASSVPVLQSLSIVEEVVENKVIGKFIRMSADSLRQGNPLSEPLKSAWVFPPLVTQMISIGEETGSLDIMLAKIADFYEMDVENTVDRLKSLLEPLLIVFLAAIVGTIVMAIMMPMFTLYGSMG, encoded by the coding sequence ATGGCAGATTTTCTATACCATGTGAAAAGCTCTTCCGGCAGGCAGTCCAAAGGCAAGCTCACTGCACGGGATAAAACGTCGGCGATGGAGATGCTTCGTAAACGCGGCCTTGTTGTGCTTTCGCTCGACGAGCATCGAACGACGTTCCTATCAACGGAAATATATATTGGTAATCCTGTAAAGCATCTGCATTTCATCATCTATTGCCGGCAGTTTGCTACCTTAATCCGCGCTGGGGTATCGATTGTCGAAGCGACCTCAATATTGGCCCATCAGACGGAAAGTAAACCTTTGCGCAAAGCGCTCCAAGATATCTATACCTCGTTGTTAAGAGGCGTATCGTTGTCCCAGTCTGTGACTGAGCATAAGCGAATATTCCCGCAGATGTTTACAAATATGATCCGCGCAGGTGAAGAAACTGGAGATTTGGAAGGTACACTGGAGAGGCTTGCGCTCTTCTTCGAGAAGCAGCATACGACGCGGGAGAAGATCAAATCTGCACTCACCTATCCAATGGTCGTCGGCACTTTAGCAATAGGCGCTGTCATCTATCTTCTTAATTTCGTTGTTCCACAATTTGTCGGTATGTTTCAATCGATGGATGCACAGCTTCCAACGGTCACGAAGATGGTGTTGGCATTAAGCGACAGTTTGCAAAATCAATGGTTCATCTGGGTGCTGATTCTCCTCCTTGTGATCGTGTTGTACCAAGTTGCAAAGCGATCGGAGAAAGGAAGCTATTGGATTGATTACTTCAAGCTCAAGGTTCCGATCTTCGGAAAGTTGAAACAGAAGGGCGCGATAGCGCAATTGTCCAGAACACTTTCCTCGCTCTATGCTAGTTCTGTTCCCGTGCTTCAATCGCTTTCGATTGTAGAAGAGGTGGTTGAAAACAAAGTCATCGGTAAATTTATTCGAATGTCAGCTGATTCGCTAAGGCAAGGTAATCCGCTATCCGAGCCGTTGAAAAGTGCGTGGGTATTTCCACCGCTCGTCACGCAGATGATCTCCATCGGTGAAGAGACGGGTTCGCTCGATATTATGCTTGCGAAGATTGCAGACTTTTACGAAATGGATGTCGAGAATACGGTTGACCGACTGAAGTCGCTACTGGAGCCTCTGCTTATCGTTTTTCTCGCAGCAATTGTAGGCACAATCGTTATGGCAATCATGATGCCGATGTTTACGCTTTATGGAAGTATGGGTTGA
- a CDS encoding DUF5057 domain-containing protein, whose product MFDRFQNKISILLILALLILTIEPVATHLNTSYAATSTTEIRILEITESGTSDLQSILGSSSNPSYIIDTIKMKRFIALRDELDGKYDAVYIGKGVYNATQVQANERDHNTTAKENDMTNLKIRELTNAYISRGLPFIVYSQRDSSSTTTGNGALYQNVAGNLKSALLNYVKKNGTNPSVDSNRVPESNGVAPNVIIVGDTHLANKNNFLARTNLTADNIMRPRLNLTSKPIDYLVNQSSIYYAGDTLSYKFNIDNVANINQRNLVANLYIGIDNVIKFGADHLVYSKPITSITNNTLEFRLPKGYSGAHYWKLELVDKSNNNKDIATGVIRFRDQKTPIKVLQVLPNNGDSSSLLKSNNMKPAYLSSDDYQISITVTDITTFNNTGYLNLNGNYDMLIFGFVDEYNSKAPISATAAQKVKDFIGTGQSVMFTHDTVYDGRQEWITYFQDSTGQLNPKTNMGLSAPNTSTTTKKVNEGLLTRFPFNISNESSLINTTHNQYFRLNLEDEKLIPWYNITGGPRDNDDSWNHYYTYSYGNVTYSGTGHTNTNFPDWEQRLFVNTMYRAFIGSNHAPILDVKAPIAYASNNKIIPTYSDILVSYTAEDYDLNDNTLTHQITFKYKETGKTSWTTKVVQAPIDRATGETVIQSFANPLSNDGDLIVTISASDKYGAIVTKDIQVKIVKVTANIDVNRTLSSNVINNQVDKNVPVTMTYTLTPKPVAYQAGIDVSDLVIKKFAFTETLPANLSVTTTDMSSALSNKKRTGTITNGYTISGNLADIAYRRSGNYFIADPISFEVKVTPTENGNYALINSNLSFDDFTIVNGYTTVVPLSLQFPAQAFEAVTKITALELADTFIAKGEETKLNPVITPFEATNKALNWISSNPSIVSVDSMTGVIKGLAEGTATITATAKDGSNISASAKVTVYVPGLTLIGPETMNVGETKELKGILAGNEKAIAPFTWSVTDQNTKAKFVNLNTSSLTNTLNALNPGDITVTLTVNTDKGKTYTKSIKITIVQPVQLTLPAEIELGINQTTNASTMLTISPSNMTGAVKSLTNWSSSNSSIVSVDPTTGAITGLTNGSADITATYKLLPESTPVTATMKVNIIELTGPTEITIPVGASYNLKSKTNAFPSNLSATILGKLSWSDESSKDFISINPSTGILQGIKAGTETITVEYRQSPAGPVVTSRTIKVNTISLTLPSEIEIGIGDTFSYDLSKQIIIAPRKLKNVIVSNLQWSTSGSAVTVDSDGIVKGKNAGTQTITVKYQLNADSPVITRSIDVTVVDMKAPAEITLRKGGTFDLLSKLTLSPVSIATRLIWPSSPKYVVVSTGIISASAIGSENVTVSYKTNTGSTISTVTKVNVVDLAFQGQISLEQDQSYNLLSGPNAAQNLKISSSAEVRPKIINGLTWSTDNTAYLTINTDGTVTAIKPGKTVVTVTYAPIDGSTPIKSQVTIIVTKKKIVGDRY is encoded by the coding sequence ATGTTTGATAGGTTTCAAAATAAGATCAGTATCCTGCTCATCTTAGCACTACTAATATTGACAATTGAGCCGGTTGCCACCCATTTGAATACGAGCTATGCAGCTACTTCTACAACTGAAATTCGTATTCTTGAAATTACAGAGTCAGGCACATCAGATCTTCAAAGTATACTGGGTAGTTCTAGCAATCCCTCCTATATAATCGACACAATCAAGATGAAGCGCTTCATCGCCTTAAGAGATGAACTCGATGGTAAGTATGATGCAGTGTACATTGGAAAAGGTGTATATAATGCTACCCAAGTACAGGCTAATGAAAGAGACCACAACACAACTGCCAAAGAGAATGATATGACAAATCTCAAAATCAGAGAGCTTACCAATGCTTATATCAGTCGCGGTTTGCCATTTATCGTATATAGCCAGCGCGATAGCTCTTCAACGACAACGGGTAACGGTGCACTCTATCAGAACGTTGCGGGCAATTTAAAAAGCGCTCTGCTTAATTATGTAAAAAAGAATGGAACGAACCCTTCAGTTGATAGCAACAGAGTACCTGAATCGAATGGAGTTGCTCCCAACGTCATTATCGTGGGCGACACTCATCTCGCTAATAAAAATAATTTCCTTGCCAGAACAAACCTGACAGCCGATAACATCATGCGACCTCGATTGAACTTAACAAGCAAGCCTATCGATTATTTAGTGAATCAAAGCTCGATATACTATGCGGGAGATACGCTCAGCTACAAATTTAACATCGACAACGTAGCGAACATTAACCAAAGAAATCTAGTCGCAAATTTATACATTGGCATCGATAATGTCATTAAATTTGGCGCCGACCATCTCGTATACAGTAAGCCTATTACTTCCATTACGAATAATACGCTGGAGTTCCGTCTACCTAAAGGTTATTCAGGAGCCCATTATTGGAAGCTTGAACTTGTCGACAAATCCAATAACAATAAAGATATCGCGACGGGTGTCATTCGCTTCCGAGATCAGAAGACACCTATCAAAGTGCTGCAAGTATTACCGAACAACGGAGACAGCAGCAGTTTGCTGAAATCAAATAATATGAAACCCGCATACTTGAGCTCTGACGACTATCAGATTTCAATTACGGTTACTGACATCACGACATTTAATAACACTGGATATTTGAATTTGAATGGTAATTACGACATGCTCATATTTGGCTTTGTCGATGAATACAACAGCAAAGCACCTATTAGTGCCACTGCTGCTCAAAAAGTGAAGGATTTTATCGGAACAGGACAAAGCGTTATGTTCACGCACGATACCGTGTATGATGGCAGACAAGAGTGGATTACCTATTTCCAAGATTCAACAGGACAGCTTAATCCGAAAACCAACATGGGTCTGTCCGCACCTAATACTTCTACAACTACGAAGAAGGTCAACGAAGGACTGCTCACGCGCTTTCCTTTCAACATCAGTAATGAAAGCAGTCTAATTAACACGACGCATAATCAGTATTTCCGTTTAAACCTCGAGGATGAAAAGCTGATCCCATGGTATAACATTACAGGTGGCCCTCGGGACAATGATGACAGCTGGAACCACTACTACACCTACTCTTATGGCAACGTAACCTACTCCGGAACAGGGCATACGAATACGAACTTCCCAGATTGGGAGCAACGACTGTTCGTAAATACGATGTATCGGGCATTCATCGGATCGAATCACGCACCAATTCTTGATGTGAAAGCTCCGATCGCATATGCGAGCAACAACAAGATTATCCCTACCTATAGCGATATTCTTGTAAGCTACACAGCAGAGGATTATGATCTGAACGACAATACGCTTACGCATCAGATTACATTCAAGTATAAAGAAACAGGAAAGACGTCATGGACAACGAAAGTTGTACAAGCGCCAATCGATAGAGCAACAGGTGAAACGGTCATTCAATCGTTCGCCAATCCACTTTCAAATGATGGCGACTTGATCGTAACGATATCCGCTTCTGATAAGTACGGTGCAATCGTAACCAAAGATATTCAAGTTAAAATCGTTAAAGTTACTGCTAACATCGATGTCAATCGGACATTGTCCTCTAATGTAATTAACAACCAAGTCGACAAGAACGTTCCGGTCACGATGACTTACACACTCACACCTAAACCGGTTGCCTATCAAGCAGGTATCGACGTATCCGATCTTGTCATTAAAAAGTTCGCATTTACTGAAACTTTACCAGCGAACCTGTCAGTAACTACAACAGATATGTCCTCCGCATTGAGCAATAAAAAACGGACAGGCACGATAACTAACGGATACACGATCAGCGGCAACTTAGCCGATATCGCGTATCGCAGGTCAGGGAATTATTTTATCGCAGATCCCATATCGTTCGAAGTTAAGGTCACACCTACGGAAAATGGAAACTATGCGCTGATCAACTCCAACTTATCGTTTGATGACTTTACAATTGTGAACGGATATACGACCGTCGTCCCATTATCGTTGCAATTTCCGGCACAAGCTTTTGAGGCCGTAACGAAGATCACAGCACTGGAACTCGCTGACACTTTCATTGCAAAAGGCGAAGAGACAAAGCTCAATCCAGTCATTACACCATTCGAAGCAACGAACAAAGCACTCAACTGGATTTCCAGCAATCCTAGCATTGTCAGTGTTGATTCTATGACCGGTGTTATCAAAGGTCTCGCCGAGGGCACCGCGACAATAACCGCAACAGCTAAAGATGGAAGTAACATTTCGGCATCTGCAAAAGTTACCGTGTACGTTCCAGGTTTGACTTTAATCGGTCCAGAAACGATGAATGTCGGTGAGACAAAGGAACTTAAAGGAATTCTCGCAGGGAATGAAAAAGCGATCGCTCCTTTCACCTGGTCCGTTACTGACCAAAACACGAAAGCAAAATTCGTCAACTTAAATACAAGCAGCCTAACGAATACACTAAATGCGCTTAATCCAGGGGATATAACGGTAACGTTGACTGTAAATACGGATAAGGGTAAAACTTACACGAAGTCGATAAAAATTACGATTGTTCAGCCTGTGCAGCTCACATTGCCCGCTGAAATTGAGCTCGGGATTAATCAAACGACCAACGCTTCAACAATGCTCACGATATCACCAAGCAATATGACCGGAGCTGTGAAGAGCTTAACAAACTGGAGCAGCAGCAACAGCTCGATCGTCTCTGTAGATCCAACGACGGGAGCCATAACCGGATTAACGAATGGCTCAGCTGATATTACTGCAACCTATAAGCTATTACCGGAATCAACACCTGTAACCGCAACTATGAAAGTGAATATCATCGAACTTACCGGACCAACAGAAATTACGATACCTGTAGGTGCATCCTACAACTTAAAGAGCAAAACCAACGCTTTCCCTAGCAACCTAAGTGCTACGATCTTAGGAAAGTTATCTTGGTCTGATGAAAGCAGTAAAGATTTCATCTCGATCAACCCAAGCACCGGGATCCTGCAAGGGATTAAGGCTGGCACTGAAACGATCACTGTAGAATACCGTCAATCGCCTGCAGGTCCTGTTGTCACCTCGCGGACAATTAAAGTAAACACAATTAGCTTAACGTTACCTAGTGAGATCGAGATCGGTATTGGAGACACCTTTAGCTATGATTTGAGTAAACAGATTATCATCGCACCGAGGAAATTGAAAAATGTAATCGTATCTAATCTACAATGGTCAACTTCGGGCAGTGCGGTAACTGTCGATTCTGATGGTATCGTTAAAGGTAAAAATGCAGGAACACAAACCATTACAGTTAAATATCAACTGAATGCGGATAGTCCTGTCATCACTCGTTCGATTGATGTTACTGTAGTAGACATGAAAGCTCCTGCAGAAATTACGTTGCGCAAAGGTGGCACATTTGATCTGTTGAGCAAGCTAACACTCTCACCTGTATCTATAGCAACGAGGCTAATATGGCCATCTTCACCTAAGTATGTCGTCGTTAGTACTGGTATAATTTCAGCTTCTGCAATTGGATCGGAAAATGTAACGGTCAGCTACAAAACAAACACTGGAAGTACGATCTCTACAGTGACTAAGGTCAATGTTGTCGATCTAGCCTTCCAAGGGCAAATTTCACTAGAGCAGGATCAGAGCTACAATCTATTAAGTGGTCCGAACGCTGCGCAAAATTTGAAAATTAGCAGTTCAGCAGAAGTTCGTCCAAAGATCATTAATGGTCTCACTTGGAGCACAGACAATACAGCTTACTTAACGATCAACACCGACGGTACCGTTACTGCCATTAAACCAGGTAAAACAGTCGTAACCGTAACCTATGCGCCGATAGATGGAAGCACACCTATAAAATCGCAAGTTACCATCATCGTCACGAAGAAGAAGATCGTCGGAGACCGCTACTAA
- a CDS encoding prepilin-type N-terminal cleavage/methylation domain-containing protein, whose product MSKLANQLQDERGNTLVEMIAALTIMSLIMGTIYAVITFGFDSYHRVNIENSLRDEGDLLMSSVISEMYTYGPDLIMRVKNDANNEVGIKLVRTLDSETVDPVIIKIENNALYIDSTAIEIKSKVDSESRIVVSCPGDDVSGEESNSSKLSHCNSGLIMIKLVLEQQYKSNNQTLELESKFGF is encoded by the coding sequence ATGAGCAAATTAGCTAATCAATTACAAGATGAACGGGGAAACACCTTAGTAGAAATGATTGCTGCTTTAACGATAATGTCACTTATTATGGGTACGATCTATGCTGTGATCACGTTCGGATTCGATTCCTACCATCGGGTTAATATTGAGAATTCGTTACGCGATGAAGGTGATTTATTAATGTCCTCAGTCATTTCTGAAATGTATACTTATGGACCTGATTTGATAATGAGAGTAAAGAACGATGCCAACAATGAAGTTGGAATTAAGCTTGTGAGAACGCTAGATAGCGAGACAGTAGATCCTGTCATCATCAAGATCGAAAATAATGCTTTATACATAGACTCCACTGCGATTGAAATTAAGTCAAAGGTAGATTCAGAATCTCGCATCGTTGTTAGTTGTCCAGGTGATGATGTTAGTGGTGAAGAAAGTAATTCGTCTAAGCTAAGTCACTGCAACAGCGGACTCATTATGATTAAGCTAGTTCTTGAACAACAATACAAAAGCAATAATCAGACGCTAGAATTAGAGAGTAAATTTGGGTTTTAG